One Coffea arabica cultivar ET-39 chromosome 5c, Coffea Arabica ET-39 HiFi, whole genome shotgun sequence DNA window includes the following coding sequences:
- the LOC113689817 gene encoding protein JASON isoform X1, with protein sequence MKFFSSTTRQRIPSSEEEAAEAEREAVVELEQKRSRRVGLAFFELKILCTRIMVAAMGCFFNCFGVNKDSSPSSGSNLEDSSSSATTPAVKVGSVTRNRSPLSSLLLAEEDKDGTPCKLKEEQELGTPKPEIGLNLKELKDEAKFLKACGTLPETPVEIRQASEKWKDLSAPKGDHEHSKFRSWLTNTSAEKLNLEMNSDQPLTPTKHCERWVKLSDSLDHTPSSCLTEGLNAGRVSNSSVEGNETKNAGSVELIASPSHSLTGSSVPKDITPIIIGKNKSVRFDCDSDTSSVTTKSCPSETSSQSLKQSGSSSNLSIAKFSPYPTPLKLSDEMQTPGTVFPAYLDVMGQGKNTRIRSQYVYSVLNPAENMSQWKDLKNEDANDYQSSHSRQSCQEIDQETSASEVGTGRTSVGQELKVEASLSSWLRATFPNPDGPVVNNASSTSEKSQRGRTPGDRPILGMVAAHWNDDEHQVSPKWWDGNGIPNSTNKYKEDQKVSWHATPFEERLEKALSEETFNLQRNQTSGTPPPDFNETEEDDTALSQLQPSNHFKSVVSF encoded by the exons atgAAATTCTTTTCTTCTACGACTCGGCAGCGAATTCCATCATCGGAGGAGGAAGCAGCCGAGGCCGAGCGAGAGGCAGTTGTTGAATTGGAGCAGAAACGAAGCCGTAGAGTGGGTTTAGCGTTTTTCGAGTTGAAGATTCTTTGCACTAGGATAATGGTGGCAGCAATGGGGTGCTTTTTCAACTGTTTTGGCGTTAATAAAGATTCTAGCCCTAGCTCCGGCTCTAATCTTGaggattcctcttcttctgccACTACTCCAGCTGTGAAA GTTGGTTCAGTGACTCGAAATCGGAGTCCATTATCCTCATTACTACTGGCGGAAG AAGATAAGGATGGCACACCATGTAAGTTGAAGGAAGAACAAGAATTGGGAACACCAAAGCCTGAAATTGGATTGAATTTGAAAGAGCTCAAGGATGAG GCCAAGTTCCTCAAGGCTTGTGGAACATTACCTGAAACTCCTGTGGAAATTCGCCAAGCTTCGGAGAAGTGGAAGGATTTATCAGCTCCGAAGGGAGACCATGAGCATTCAAAATTCAGATCATGGCTCACCAACACATCTGCTGAAAAACTTAATTTGGAAATGAATTCTGACCAGCCTTTAACACCGACTAAACATTGTGAACGGTGGGTGAAGCTTTCAGACTCATTGGATCATACACCCAGCAG TTGCTTGACTGAGGGGCTAAATGCCGGCAGAGTCTCTAATAGCTCAGTTGAAGGCAATGAGACCAAGAATGCTGGATCCGTCGAACTTATTGCTAGTCCGTCTCATAGCCTTACAGGTTCATCAGTTCCCAAGGATATCACTCCAATTATAATAGGCAAGAACAAGTCTGTTCGGTTCGATTGTGATTCTGATACTTCTTCAGTTACAACAAAAAGCTGTCCATCTGAAACATCTAGTCAGAGCTTGAAGCAATCTGGATCATCAAGCAATTTGAGCATTGCAAAATTTTCCCCTTATCCAACCCCATTAAAGCTGTCTGATGAGATGCAAACACCTGGAACAGTTTTCCCGGCGTATCTAGATGTTATGGGACAGGGGAAAAATACTCGTATCAGGTCTCAATATGTCTATTCTGTCTTAAATCCTGCTGAGAATATGTCTCAGTGGAAAGacttgaagaatgaagatgcTAATGATTATCAAAGCAGTCACAGTAGACAATCTTGTCAGGAGATTGATCAGGAAACTTCAGCGTCAGAAGTAGGGACAGGCAGAACGTCAGTTGGACAAGAGTTGAAGGTAGAGGCTAGCTTGTCCTCTTGGCTTAGAGCAACTTTCCCAAATCCTGACGGCCCAGTTGTGAATAATGCTTCCTCTACCAGTGAAAAATCCCAGCGCGGCAGAACTCCTGGTGATAGGCCCATTCTTGGGATGGTCGCTGCTCACTGGAATGATGATGAACATCAGGTTTCACCTAAATGGTGGGATGGGAATGGAATTCCCAATTCAACAAACAAGTACAAAGAG GATCAGAAAGTTAGTTGGCATGCAACGCCATTTGAGGAGAGATTGGAAAAAGCATTGTCTGAGGAGACTTTCAACTTGCAGAG GAATCAAACCAGCGGGACACCACCACCTGATTTTAATGAGACTGAGGAAGATGATACTGCTCTCTCCCAATTGCAGCCTTCAAACCATTTCAAGTCTGTTGTCTCATTTTGA
- the LOC113689817 gene encoding protein JASON isoform X2, translated as MKFFSSTTRQRIPSSEEEAAEAEREAVVELEQKRSRRVGLAFFELKILCTRIMVAAMGCFFNCFGVNKDSSPSSGSNLEDSSSSATTPAVKVGSVTRNRSPLSSLLLAEDKDGTPCKLKEEQELGTPKPEIGLNLKELKDEAKFLKACGTLPETPVEIRQASEKWKDLSAPKGDHEHSKFRSWLTNTSAEKLNLEMNSDQPLTPTKHCERWVKLSDSLDHTPSSCLTEGLNAGRVSNSSVEGNETKNAGSVELIASPSHSLTGSSVPKDITPIIIGKNKSVRFDCDSDTSSVTTKSCPSETSSQSLKQSGSSSNLSIAKFSPYPTPLKLSDEMQTPGTVFPAYLDVMGQGKNTRIRSQYVYSVLNPAENMSQWKDLKNEDANDYQSSHSRQSCQEIDQETSASEVGTGRTSVGQELKVEASLSSWLRATFPNPDGPVVNNASSTSEKSQRGRTPGDRPILGMVAAHWNDDEHQVSPKWWDGNGIPNSTNKYKEDQKVSWHATPFEERLEKALSEETFNLQRNQTSGTPPPDFNETEEDDTALSQLQPSNHFKSVVSF; from the exons atgAAATTCTTTTCTTCTACGACTCGGCAGCGAATTCCATCATCGGAGGAGGAAGCAGCCGAGGCCGAGCGAGAGGCAGTTGTTGAATTGGAGCAGAAACGAAGCCGTAGAGTGGGTTTAGCGTTTTTCGAGTTGAAGATTCTTTGCACTAGGATAATGGTGGCAGCAATGGGGTGCTTTTTCAACTGTTTTGGCGTTAATAAAGATTCTAGCCCTAGCTCCGGCTCTAATCTTGaggattcctcttcttctgccACTACTCCAGCTGTGAAA GTTGGTTCAGTGACTCGAAATCGGAGTCCATTATCCTCATTACTACTGGCGGAAG ATAAGGATGGCACACCATGTAAGTTGAAGGAAGAACAAGAATTGGGAACACCAAAGCCTGAAATTGGATTGAATTTGAAAGAGCTCAAGGATGAG GCCAAGTTCCTCAAGGCTTGTGGAACATTACCTGAAACTCCTGTGGAAATTCGCCAAGCTTCGGAGAAGTGGAAGGATTTATCAGCTCCGAAGGGAGACCATGAGCATTCAAAATTCAGATCATGGCTCACCAACACATCTGCTGAAAAACTTAATTTGGAAATGAATTCTGACCAGCCTTTAACACCGACTAAACATTGTGAACGGTGGGTGAAGCTTTCAGACTCATTGGATCATACACCCAGCAG TTGCTTGACTGAGGGGCTAAATGCCGGCAGAGTCTCTAATAGCTCAGTTGAAGGCAATGAGACCAAGAATGCTGGATCCGTCGAACTTATTGCTAGTCCGTCTCATAGCCTTACAGGTTCATCAGTTCCCAAGGATATCACTCCAATTATAATAGGCAAGAACAAGTCTGTTCGGTTCGATTGTGATTCTGATACTTCTTCAGTTACAACAAAAAGCTGTCCATCTGAAACATCTAGTCAGAGCTTGAAGCAATCTGGATCATCAAGCAATTTGAGCATTGCAAAATTTTCCCCTTATCCAACCCCATTAAAGCTGTCTGATGAGATGCAAACACCTGGAACAGTTTTCCCGGCGTATCTAGATGTTATGGGACAGGGGAAAAATACTCGTATCAGGTCTCAATATGTCTATTCTGTCTTAAATCCTGCTGAGAATATGTCTCAGTGGAAAGacttgaagaatgaagatgcTAATGATTATCAAAGCAGTCACAGTAGACAATCTTGTCAGGAGATTGATCAGGAAACTTCAGCGTCAGAAGTAGGGACAGGCAGAACGTCAGTTGGACAAGAGTTGAAGGTAGAGGCTAGCTTGTCCTCTTGGCTTAGAGCAACTTTCCCAAATCCTGACGGCCCAGTTGTGAATAATGCTTCCTCTACCAGTGAAAAATCCCAGCGCGGCAGAACTCCTGGTGATAGGCCCATTCTTGGGATGGTCGCTGCTCACTGGAATGATGATGAACATCAGGTTTCACCTAAATGGTGGGATGGGAATGGAATTCCCAATTCAACAAACAAGTACAAAGAG GATCAGAAAGTTAGTTGGCATGCAACGCCATTTGAGGAGAGATTGGAAAAAGCATTGTCTGAGGAGACTTTCAACTTGCAGAG GAATCAAACCAGCGGGACACCACCACCTGATTTTAATGAGACTGAGGAAGATGATACTGCTCTCTCCCAATTGCAGCCTTCAAACCATTTCAAGTCTGTTGTCTCATTTTGA
- the LOC113690615 gene encoding purine permease 3: MEAQLNSTLRKILLVLSCFMLAIGNCGGPIIMRLYFVKGGKRIWLSSWLETGGWPITFIPLTISYFHRRKTEGPNTKLIQMKCPVFIATAVIGLLTGLDDYLYAYGFARLPVSTATIIVATHLGFTAFFAFLLVKQKFTAYSVNAIVLLSVGSGVLAMHTSSDRPKGESTKLYVLGFIMTLAAAALYGLVLPMVELMYIKAKQAITYTLLLEINLVMCFFATVFCTVGMLVNRDFQAMPREAKAYELGEAKYYVVVTWNAIIWQFFFLGVIGVIFCASSLLSAIIIASLLPVTGAIAVVAFDEKFPPEKGVALFLSLWGFVSYFYGAIKHKRLKEEIEDHKINQSQPTEMSPIVAP; the protein is encoded by the exons ATGGAAGCTCAACTCAACAGCACACTGAGAAAAATCCTCCTTGTTCTCAGCTGTTTCATGCTCGCCATAGGCAACTGTGGTGGCCCTATAATCATGCGTCTCTACTTTGTCAAAGGAGGCAAAAGAATTTGGCTATCAAGCTGGTTAGAAACCGGAGGATGGCCTATTACTTTCATTCCACTAACCATTTCCTATTTCCACCGGCGCAAAACAGAAGGGCCAAATACCAAGCTAATACAAATGAAATGTCCGGTATTCATCGCCACTGCCGTCATCGGCCTTCTCACCGGCTTAGACGACTACTTATACGCCTACGGGTTTGCCCGCCTCCCCGTTTCCACCGCCACCATCATCGTTGCCACACATCTTGGATTCACTGCTTTCTTTGCCTTCCTTCTCGTTAAGCAAAAGTTTACAGCATATTCAGTAAACGCCATCGTTTTGTTGAGCGTGGGATCGGGGGTTTTGGCTATGCATACAAGCAGCGATCGGCCTAAGGGTGAGTCTACTAAGTTGTACGTTTTAGGGTTCATCATGACGCTTGCAGCCGCGGCTTTGTACGGCTTGGTTTTGCCAATGGTGGAGTTGATGTACATCAAGGCAAAGCAGGCGATTACTTACACTTTGCTGTTGGAAATTAATTTGGTTATGTGTTTTTTTGCCACTGTTTTCTGCACTGTTGGGATGCTCGTCAACCGGGATTTTCAG GCAATGCCAAGGGAGGCAAAAGCATATGAATTAGGAGAAGCCAAGTACTACGTTGTAGTAACATGGAACGCCATCATTTGGCAGTTCTTCTTCTTGGGAGTAATTGGAGTCATATTTTGTGCTTCATCTTTGCTGTCCGCCATTATCATTGCCTCTTTGCTCCCGGTCACCGGAGCTATAGCAGTAGTTGCCTTCGACGAAAAGTTTCCCCCAGAAAAGGGTGTTGctcttttcctctctctttgGGGATTTGTTTCCTACTTCTACGGTGCAATTAAGCACAAGAGGCTCAAGGAGGAGATAGAGGATCACAAGATTAATCAATCTCAACCAACAGAGATGTCTCCAATCGTTGCCCCATGA